A single window of Martelella sp. NC20 DNA harbors:
- a CDS encoding TRAP transporter substrate-binding protein: MRVLSTTASLIVLGTLMAAQPTMAQDMRARLGHVFATNSPVDQASRAFAQCVADGTNDAISITVFPDSQLGGDEAIARDLSRGGIDFAFLNPGSLTGLDPLLDIHYLPYIVSNNEEADAVFYNPDGILQTTIRDTLAKHGMKALDFFELEFRAVTNSKHPVESVADMEGLRLRVPGSAAIRGFFEATGAQAVTLPFPELFVALQQGTVDGQDNGASITYNSRLFEAQKYMTRLNHVYAMGTITVSEPVWGRLSPDQQNIVTECAHSAATDQIAANRAAQAEFIQGIEDGGVEVTELSPEAMQEFVEIGRSLWQQLEDVYGADRIAALRAEVGADGN; the protein is encoded by the coding sequence ATGAGAGTACTATCGACAACGGCTTCGCTTATCGTGCTGGGCACATTGATGGCTGCCCAGCCAACCATGGCGCAGGACATGCGCGCCCGCCTTGGTCATGTCTTCGCGACCAATAGTCCAGTGGATCAGGCCAGCAGGGCCTTCGCGCAATGCGTGGCCGACGGGACGAATGACGCGATCTCCATCACCGTGTTTCCCGACAGCCAGTTGGGCGGCGACGAAGCGATCGCCCGCGACCTGTCGCGCGGCGGCATTGACTTCGCCTTTCTCAATCCCGGCTCCCTGACCGGTCTCGATCCGCTTCTCGATATTCACTACCTGCCCTATATCGTGAGCAACAACGAAGAAGCCGATGCCGTTTTCTACAATCCCGACGGCATCCTGCAGACTACGATTCGCGACACACTGGCCAAGCATGGCATGAAGGCGCTCGATTTCTTCGAGCTGGAATTCCGCGCCGTGACCAATTCAAAGCATCCGGTCGAGAGCGTCGCCGACATGGAAGGCCTGCGCCTGCGTGTGCCCGGCTCTGCCGCAATCCGCGGATTCTTCGAAGCGACCGGCGCGCAGGCCGTGACCCTGCCCTTCCCCGAACTGTTCGTCGCCCTTCAGCAGGGCACGGTGGATGGTCAAGATAACGGCGCCAGCATCACCTACAATTCCCGGCTCTTCGAGGCCCAGAAATATATGACGCGGCTCAACCACGTCTATGCAATGGGCACTATCACTGTCAGCGAGCCGGTCTGGGGACGCCTTTCGCCAGATCAGCAGAACATCGTGACCGAATGCGCCCACAGCGCCGCCACGGACCAGATCGCCGCCAATCGTGCCGCTCAGGCCGAGTTCATTCAGGGCATCGAGGACGGCGGCGTCGAGGTGACCGAACTGTCACCCGAGGCCATGCAGGAATTCGTCGAGATCGGCCGTTCGCTGTGGCAACAGCTTGAAGACGTCTATGGCGCCGACCGCATCGCCGCCCTGCGCGCCGAGGTCGGAGCCGATGGCAACTGA
- a CDS encoding helix-turn-helix transcriptional regulator, with product MIKTANDFGALIRDRRKRLGWTQTELARRAGTGERFIVELEAGKPSCQLEKALVVARTVGLEIGDLKTVPASSPEAEKDELGFLPTFGDGR from the coding sequence ATGATCAAAACAGCAAACGACTTCGGAGCGTTGATCAGGGACCGGCGCAAAAGGCTTGGCTGGACACAGACTGAGCTTGCACGCCGGGCGGGTACGGGTGAGCGCTTCATTGTGGAACTGGAGGCCGGCAAGCCGAGCTGCCAGCTTGAAAAGGCTCTGGTCGTCGCGCGAACGGTAGGGCTCGAAATCGGCGACCTGAAGACCGTTCCAGCCTCTTCCCCGGAGGCGGAGAAGGACGAACTTGGGTTCCTGCCGACTTTCGGTGACGGGCGATGA
- a CDS encoding LysR family transcriptional regulator, whose product MDIKDLRSVVAIAESGSFVAASEKLHMSQPSVSARIRALEAKLGAALFIRGARGVTPTQYGEELLRHARSILRQMHDAEADMLAFRASPVGLVRVGLPTSLTAALTMPLLDLCLADMPNVRLRIVESMSGYIGNWLQDGTLDLGVTFGTSPPSDLDLQPLAREDLLLVGKDRQAMAPLLDSDGNVPFARLSEIPLTLPGPEHGLRALVEEVARQQAVRLNIVVELDAFGEMQRLVGRGLGFTVMSSAAFNYDFRPELASALIKRPTVSRVINLATRSGRLPSRAVSEVTQRLRQVVQMRVSDDTWLAHSI is encoded by the coding sequence GTGGACATCAAAGATCTTCGATCCGTGGTAGCCATCGCGGAGAGCGGCTCGTTTGTCGCCGCTTCGGAAAAACTGCATATGTCACAGCCGTCCGTTAGCGCCCGCATCCGTGCGCTTGAAGCCAAGCTGGGCGCTGCGCTTTTCATTCGCGGCGCGCGTGGCGTGACACCGACGCAATACGGTGAGGAACTGTTGCGACACGCCCGCTCAATCCTACGCCAGATGCACGATGCCGAGGCCGACATGCTGGCGTTTCGTGCCTCGCCTGTCGGCCTGGTTCGCGTCGGCCTGCCAACCTCGCTAACAGCGGCGCTGACCATGCCCCTGCTCGACCTGTGCTTGGCGGATATGCCCAATGTCAGATTGCGCATTGTCGAAAGCATGTCAGGCTATATCGGCAACTGGCTGCAAGACGGCACGCTGGATCTTGGCGTAACCTTTGGCACCTCGCCGCCTTCCGATCTCGATCTGCAGCCCTTGGCACGCGAAGACCTGCTCCTTGTCGGCAAAGATCGCCAGGCGATGGCGCCCCTTCTGGACAGCGACGGAAACGTTCCATTCGCCAGGCTCTCCGAAATTCCACTTACCCTGCCCGGTCCGGAGCACGGTCTGCGGGCGCTCGTGGAAGAGGTTGCGCGCCAGCAGGCGGTCCGGCTGAATATCGTGGTGGAACTCGACGCGTTCGGAGAAATGCAGCGACTGGTCGGGCGGGGACTGGGGTTTACTGTCATGTCCTCGGCCGCATTCAACTATGACTTTCGGCCTGAACTCGCATCTGCCCTGATCAAGCGCCCCACCGTTTCCCGCGTCATAAACCTTGCGACCCGCAGTGGCCGCCTTCCCAGCCGCGCAGTCAGCGAAGTGACCCAACGCCTGCGCCAGGTGGTGCAGATGCGTGTCAGCGACGACACATGGTTGGCCCATTCCATCTAA
- a CDS encoding type II toxin-antitoxin system HipA family toxin, whose amino-acid sequence MTAIYYETFPVGALSFTDAWRLDYDPSWEARHSAFPVSLTMPLRSGTIGPERLLPWLANLLPETHLAEIGQRLKVSPQDIVGLLSHIGRDTAGALSIGEPRKAGIHLQPVPNEAALERILNELPARPFLVGERGVSMSLAGVQEKLPVFVDAAGRFSIPVDGTPSTHIIKPDTERLAGSVENEAFCLSLARACGLDAAEASIGQAGGRRYLLVKRYDRFEDAEGKVRRLHQEDLCQLSGGFPSQKYERSVAGGGISLQMLFNAVGRLVSPAERIALLDAVIFNVLICNSDSHAKDYSVLIGAGGTAKMAPLYDLMCATVYPQVDQSLPQSIAGKFAATELHASDWKAFAADVGLSGASTVRRVEELAELVEGVCGEVAGRVSEMAGYPSRILERITHEIRKRCRRVARQL is encoded by the coding sequence ATGACAGCAATTTACTATGAGACCTTTCCCGTCGGCGCTCTCTCGTTCACGGATGCATGGCGGCTCGACTACGATCCTTCGTGGGAAGCCCGCCATTCGGCCTTTCCGGTCTCGCTGACCATGCCACTTCGGAGCGGAACGATCGGTCCGGAACGGCTGCTGCCGTGGCTTGCAAATCTGCTTCCGGAAACGCATCTCGCCGAGATCGGTCAGCGTCTCAAGGTGTCGCCGCAGGATATCGTCGGGCTGCTGAGCCATATTGGACGCGATACAGCCGGCGCTCTGTCGATCGGCGAACCAAGGAAAGCAGGCATCCATCTTCAGCCCGTTCCGAACGAGGCGGCGCTGGAGCGTATCTTGAACGAACTCCCGGCGAGACCTTTTCTTGTCGGAGAACGGGGCGTTTCCATGTCTCTTGCGGGCGTCCAGGAAAAGCTGCCTGTTTTCGTCGATGCGGCCGGACGCTTCTCCATTCCCGTCGACGGCACGCCATCGACCCACATCATCAAACCGGACACCGAGCGTCTGGCGGGGAGCGTCGAAAACGAGGCGTTCTGCCTCAGCCTTGCCCGGGCCTGCGGGCTTGATGCCGCGGAAGCGAGCATCGGGCAGGCGGGTGGCCGCCGCTATCTTCTGGTCAAGCGCTACGACCGTTTCGAAGATGCTGAAGGAAAAGTCCGTAGACTGCACCAGGAGGATCTCTGCCAGCTTTCTGGAGGCTTTCCGTCGCAAAAATACGAGCGCTCTGTTGCCGGCGGCGGTATCTCCCTGCAGATGCTCTTCAATGCGGTCGGAAGGCTTGTCTCACCGGCAGAGCGCATCGCGCTGCTGGACGCCGTCATATTCAACGTTCTGATCTGCAACTCGGATTCGCACGCAAAGGATTATTCCGTCCTGATCGGCGCCGGTGGAACGGCGAAAATGGCCCCGCTTTACGATCTGATGTGTGCGACGGTTTACCCGCAGGTCGACCAAAGTCTTCCCCAAAGCATTGCGGGCAAGTTCGCGGCGACTGAACTGCATGCTAGCGACTGGAAGGCGTTTGCTGCTGATGTCGGTCTTAGCGGTGCTTCCACGGTCAGGCGTGTGGAAGAACTGGCAGAGTTGGTTGAAGGGGTCTGCGGGGAAGTCGCAGGCCGGGTGTCGGAAATGGCCGGATATCCGAGCAGGATCCTGGAGCGCATCACGCATGAAATCAGAAAGCGCTGTCGCCGCGTTGCGCGGCAGCTTTAA
- a CDS encoding TRAP transporter small permease has protein sequence MATDQAQNAAPNSGLLRLLDGVEGRLGAFEKGISALSMLVILLGIVVTVVARAGNLPLPATGELAIVAMAPLTFIGGAFCTYMHRHITIDAVDAFGSPAIKRFVRVLASMAMAVFAGLYGWLAFSFLQYVWSSGERLIDMGTPVWIPVGCIVLGSALMTVHATLDVVRLTLGLPRTGAVS, from the coding sequence ATGGCAACTGATCAGGCACAAAATGCAGCCCCGAATTCGGGGCTGCTCCGTCTACTAGACGGTGTCGAGGGACGGCTGGGCGCGTTCGAAAAGGGTATTTCGGCCCTTTCGATGCTCGTCATCCTTCTCGGCATTGTGGTGACCGTTGTCGCGCGGGCAGGTAACCTGCCCCTGCCCGCAACAGGCGAACTGGCGATCGTCGCGATGGCGCCACTGACCTTCATCGGCGGCGCCTTTTGCACCTATATGCACCGGCATATCACCATTGATGCAGTCGATGCATTCGGGTCGCCCGCCATCAAGCGTTTCGTGCGCGTTCTTGCAAGCATGGCCATGGCGGTCTTTGCCGGCCTCTACGGCTGGCTAGCCTTTTCATTTTTACAGTATGTATGGTCGTCCGGCGAACGCCTGATTGACATGGGCACGCCGGTTTGGATCCCGGTGGGCTGCATCGTTCTCGGCTCTGCACTGATGACGGTTCACGCGACGCTGGACGTTGTCCGGCTGACGCTTGGCCTGCCGCGTACCGGGGCCGTCTCATGA
- a CDS encoding D-2-hydroxyacid dehydrogenase: MSESAPLNVVFLDSGTFPPKTVLRGLKVPHALTRFDRTAPTEVAQRIASADVVITNKVPVRREALAQASRLKLIAVAATGYDVIDVAACAERNIAVCNVRNYARHTVPEHTFALILALRRSLMPYHRSVAAGRWEEHGQFCYFDYPIRDLAESTLGIFGAGAIGQSVARIARAFGMNVLFASRRDAAAKGIYTPFDDVLERSDILTFHMPLKPETRNLIGVDEFARMKRKPLVINTARGGLIDEQALVGALVSGQISGAGFDVATEEPMPERHPLQAILDRHDFILTPHIAWASEEATQTVADRVFDNIDSFFAGSPTNLISC, encoded by the coding sequence ATGTCCGAATCTGCCCCACTCAATGTTGTGTTTCTTGATAGCGGTACGTTTCCCCCGAAAACCGTATTGCGCGGCCTGAAGGTGCCTCACGCGCTGACAAGATTTGATCGAACGGCGCCGACGGAGGTGGCCCAACGCATTGCGAGCGCTGATGTCGTAATCACCAACAAGGTGCCAGTCCGGCGCGAGGCGCTTGCGCAGGCGTCCCGCCTTAAGCTGATTGCCGTTGCGGCAACCGGATATGACGTCATCGACGTAGCAGCCTGCGCAGAGCGGAATATTGCGGTATGCAATGTGCGCAACTATGCGCGCCACACCGTGCCCGAACACACATTCGCACTGATCCTTGCCTTACGTCGCAGCCTCATGCCCTACCACCGCTCCGTTGCGGCGGGCCGCTGGGAGGAGCATGGACAGTTCTGCTATTTCGACTATCCGATCCGGGATCTCGCGGAGTCCACGCTCGGCATTTTCGGCGCCGGCGCAATCGGTCAGTCTGTCGCCCGCATCGCACGTGCATTCGGCATGAACGTGCTCTTTGCCTCACGTCGCGATGCGGCAGCAAAAGGCATCTACACGCCGTTCGACGACGTGCTGGAACGGTCCGATATCTTGACTTTCCATATGCCGCTGAAGCCGGAGACACGCAATTTGATCGGCGTTGACGAATTCGCCCGAATGAAGCGCAAACCCCTTGTCATCAACACCGCCCGAGGGGGGCTCATCGATGAACAGGCACTTGTCGGCGCACTGGTTTCAGGACAGATTTCTGGAGCGGGTTTCGATGTTGCAACAGAAGAGCCGATGCCCGAACGCCATCCACTTCAGGCGATACTGGATCGGCATGATTTTATTCTTACGCCCCACATAGCCTGGGCCAGCGAAGAAGCAACTCAGACGGTGGCCGACCGGGTCTTCGATAACATTGACAGCTTTTTCGCTGGGAGCCCAACCAATCTGATTTCCTGTTGA
- a CDS encoding zinc-binding dehydrogenase, translated as MTFIPKTSRAAVLRYFGKPLQIEDVPVPEKLEPGALLVKTTACSVCGTDVHLSGGGLALKVDLPVIIGHEMTGRIVAMGENASRDSVGHDLKIGDRILWTHTSCGSCYYCTVAKQPTLCENRRAYMYETMARYPYLLGGFSEYGYVLPQSGRIKVPDAVPDDLASLCSCAFRSVMNAMNNLGEIEAHEHVLIQGVGPLGLLATAVARARGARSVTAIGSPQTRLELAAELGAENTLSIDNSTHAERLETVRSLTGGRGADIVLEFTGHPGAFGEGLELVRKGGRYVVVGQLGDKETVIKPSTIVKNNIRVIGSFSGDARSYWQALEFAAQHQDQIPIHKILTGRYRLDEVNTALDRMRRYEEVKPVIEFT; from the coding sequence ATGACATTCATTCCCAAGACTTCCAGAGCGGCGGTGCTCCGCTACTTTGGCAAACCTCTGCAGATCGAGGATGTGCCGGTTCCCGAAAAACTCGAGCCCGGCGCGCTTCTGGTCAAGACTACAGCCTGCTCGGTATGCGGCACGGATGTGCATCTCTCTGGCGGCGGCTTGGCGCTCAAGGTCGACCTGCCTGTGATCATCGGACATGAAATGACCGGAAGGATCGTAGCCATGGGCGAAAATGCCTCCAGGGACAGCGTCGGCCATGACCTGAAGATCGGCGATCGCATTTTGTGGACGCACACGTCCTGCGGCTCCTGCTACTACTGCACGGTCGCCAAGCAGCCGACTCTTTGCGAAAACCGCCGCGCCTATATGTACGAGACCATGGCGCGCTATCCCTATCTTCTGGGAGGGTTCTCGGAATACGGATATGTGCTGCCGCAGTCCGGGCGCATCAAGGTTCCCGACGCTGTGCCCGACGATCTCGCCAGTCTTTGCTCCTGCGCGTTCCGTTCCGTCATGAACGCGATGAACAATCTGGGCGAAATCGAAGCGCATGAGCACGTGCTGATCCAGGGCGTCGGCCCGCTCGGCCTGCTGGCCACGGCCGTCGCCAGGGCGCGCGGCGCGCGAAGCGTCACCGCGATCGGCTCTCCCCAGACCCGTCTCGAACTGGCAGCGGAACTCGGCGCGGAAAATACACTGTCGATCGACAACTCAACCCATGCCGAGCGACTGGAGACGGTGCGCAGCCTTACTGGCGGACGCGGCGCAGATATCGTCCTGGAATTCACCGGACATCCCGGGGCATTCGGCGAAGGCCTCGAACTGGTGCGCAAGGGCGGACGCTATGTCGTGGTCGGCCAGCTCGGCGACAAGGAAACGGTGATCAAGCCCTCGACCATCGTCAAGAACAACATTCGCGTCATCGGCTCGTTTTCAGGCGATGCGCGCAGCTACTGGCAGGCGCTGGAATTCGCCGCGCAGCATCAGGATCAGATCCCGATCCATAAGATACTGACCGGTCGATACAGGTTGGACGAGGTCAACACGGCCCTCGACCGCATGCGTCGCTATGAGGAAGTCAAACCCGTCATCGAGTTTACATAA
- a CDS encoding TRAP transporter large permease, with amino-acid sequence MTVTLVLLLFLLVVGTPIAAAFALSVFLNADQLNIWLDSVASIPYDGISGFALLAIPLFILVGEIMNRGGLATSLAALADRAIGRIRAAFGYVMIVASAFLGAITGSSVATVAAIGATLGPEMVARGYPRGYVAALNAAAGLLGVLIPPSIPLIIYGSTVGVSITQLFLATIVPGIVMGLSLAVVHWFRSRRLLKDGVESRDDDQGIARMAGNSRGRAVAALFMPVLVLGGIYGGFFTPTEAAAAACLYGIIVVLLQKSLKPSGLVETFYVAVLPSAAILLIIAMTGILNRALVINQVPQELAVYMSGLFSDPLLFLLAVNLLLFVVGMFMETNAAVLLMGPLLAPSAVAFGIDPVHFAIVVVTNIEIGLLTPPLAANLYVAARANNVHLLEMLRHFGWFLGAAVFALALITYVPAFSLWYRIF; translated from the coding sequence ATGACGGTCACCTTAGTCCTGCTGCTGTTTCTGCTCGTCGTTGGCACACCGATCGCCGCAGCTTTTGCGCTGAGCGTGTTTCTGAACGCAGATCAACTCAACATCTGGCTCGATTCCGTCGCCAGCATTCCCTATGACGGCATCTCCGGCTTCGCGCTGCTGGCGATCCCGCTTTTCATTCTCGTCGGCGAAATCATGAACCGCGGCGGGCTGGCAACGTCGCTTGCAGCCCTTGCGGACCGCGCGATTGGGCGCATTCGCGCTGCCTTCGGCTATGTGATGATCGTGGCGAGCGCCTTTCTGGGCGCCATTACCGGCTCGTCGGTCGCTACCGTCGCCGCCATCGGCGCCACTCTGGGCCCGGAAATGGTGGCCAGGGGCTATCCGCGCGGCTACGTCGCCGCGCTTAACGCGGCGGCGGGCCTGCTTGGCGTACTCATTCCACCGTCGATCCCGTTGATCATCTATGGCTCCACGGTCGGCGTGTCGATCACCCAGCTCTTCCTGGCCACGATCGTGCCGGGGATCGTGATGGGACTGTCATTGGCTGTGGTGCACTGGTTCCGGTCGCGCAGACTGCTGAAGGACGGCGTCGAAAGCCGTGACGACGATCAGGGCATCGCCCGTATGGCGGGCAATTCGCGCGGCCGCGCTGTTGCGGCCCTGTTCATGCCTGTCCTGGTTCTCGGGGGTATCTATGGCGGCTTTTTTACGCCCACCGAAGCCGCGGCAGCCGCCTGTCTTTACGGCATCATAGTGGTGTTGCTGCAAAAGAGCCTCAAACCATCCGGCCTGGTCGAGACATTCTATGTCGCCGTTCTGCCGTCCGCCGCGATCTTGTTGATCATAGCCATGACGGGCATTCTGAATCGAGCCCTGGTCATCAATCAGGTTCCTCAGGAACTTGCTGTCTACATGTCGGGTCTGTTTTCCGATCCGCTGCTTTTCCTGCTTGCAGTAAACCTGCTGCTGTTCGTGGTCGGCATGTTCATGGAGACCAACGCGGCGGTGCTGCTCATGGGACCCTTGCTGGCGCCGTCGGCGGTCGCTTTCGGCATCGATCCGGTGCATTTCGCCATTGTCGTGGTCACCAATATCGAGATCGGTCTGCTGACGCCTCCGCTTGCAGCGAACCTTTACGTCGCGGCCCGCGCCAACAATGTCCATCTGCTTGAAATGCTGCGGCATTTCGGCTGGTTTCTCGGCGCAGCGGTGTTTGCGCTTGCGCTTATCACCTACGTGCCTGCGTTTTCGCTCTGGTATCGCATTTTTTAG
- a CDS encoding HpcH/HpaI aldolase/citrate lyase family protein, with translation MTDRNLPDWRSILFVPVLNERFIGGAAARGADCIQLDLEDAIPPEQKQLAREHVASVADRLSSEGCDIVVRINRPWPMAVADIQASVRPSVRALTLPKVPHAGHIGSICEILDEVEREKGVAAGHTGLIVMIETAEALFRMDKIARASKRIIGLIVGAEDLAVSMGMRPTHQSLLAPNVQAVAAARAAGCMPLGFVGSVAGYSDLEGYRALIREARELGFTGAFAIHPNQVPILNAEFAPSSEEVKAARDLIATFDQGMKEGRGAISYQGKMVDLPVVEQARAIVAAHARFSSE, from the coding sequence ATGACTGACCGCAATTTGCCCGACTGGCGCTCCATCCTCTTTGTGCCGGTTCTCAACGAGCGCTTCATCGGCGGCGCGGCCGCACGCGGCGCCGACTGCATCCAGCTTGACCTGGAGGATGCGATTCCCCCCGAGCAGAAACAGCTTGCTCGTGAGCACGTGGCGAGCGTAGCCGACCGGCTGTCGTCCGAAGGATGCGACATCGTCGTGCGGATCAACCGGCCATGGCCGATGGCCGTGGCCGACATTCAAGCCTCGGTGCGTCCCTCCGTGCGAGCCCTGACGCTGCCAAAGGTGCCGCATGCGGGCCATATCGGCTCCATCTGCGAGATTCTTGACGAGGTCGAGCGGGAAAAGGGGGTGGCGGCCGGCCATACCGGCCTGATCGTGATGATCGAGACGGCCGAGGCGCTGTTCCGGATGGACAAAATCGCCCGCGCGAGCAAGCGCATCATAGGACTGATCGTCGGCGCCGAGGATCTGGCCGTGTCGATGGGCATGCGTCCCACGCACCAATCTCTTCTCGCGCCGAATGTTCAAGCCGTCGCTGCCGCGCGGGCAGCCGGTTGCATGCCGCTTGGCTTTGTTGGCTCAGTCGCAGGCTATTCCGACCTTGAAGGTTACCGTGCCTTGATCAGGGAGGCCCGGGAACTCGGTTTCACCGGGGCCTTTGCCATTCATCCCAACCAGGTCCCGATCCTGAACGCCGAATTCGCTCCATCATCTGAAGAGGTCAAAGCCGCCCGTGATCTGATTGCCACTTTCGACCAAGGCATGAAGGAAGGGCGTGGCGCCATCAGTTACCAGGGTAAAATGGTCGATCTGCCGGTGGTCGAACAGGCCCGCGCAATCGTCGCCGCGCATGCACGCTTCTCATCCGAATGA
- a CDS encoding CaiB/BaiF CoA transferase family protein has protein sequence MYAFDPNARGPLNGVRVIDMSRLVAGNMSTHVLADYGADVIKIERPGKGDDLRNWRCKDQEIYWKVYSRNKRSFVCDLKTESGRHDLIDLVATAQVLVENFVPGTMEKWKLGPEDLWEINPDLIILRISGWGQTGPYADKPGFGTLVEAMSGWAYLNGHPDKPPTLPPLAMADMIAGLYGVSAVLTALRNVEMCQGKGQVIDLSLFEPILSIIASEAAQCQLTGVPTMRAGNQSSHTSPRNVYLCSDGKYVALSGSMQSMAMRIFDTIGRPELKDDPRFATNDARVDNRDEVDAVIGAFIARRTQAENLALFEAADVTVGPVCSMGDLIDHPYVRGREVLVDLPDADMGSVPMHNIVPRMSATPGRFRRPAPKLGEHNQEISTELEQYRSRQGVSRHD, from the coding sequence ATGTACGCATTTGATCCTAATGCGCGTGGCCCCCTGAATGGCGTCCGCGTGATCGACATGTCACGCCTTGTGGCAGGCAATATGAGCACCCACGTGCTCGCCGACTATGGCGCGGACGTCATCAAGATCGAGCGGCCGGGAAAAGGCGACGACCTTCGCAACTGGCGTTGCAAGGACCAGGAAATCTACTGGAAGGTCTATTCGCGCAACAAGCGCAGCTTCGTTTGCGATCTCAAGACCGAAAGCGGACGCCACGACCTTATCGACCTCGTCGCCACGGCACAGGTCCTCGTTGAAAACTTCGTGCCGGGCACGATGGAAAAATGGAAGCTCGGACCGGAGGATCTCTGGGAAATCAATCCCGATCTGATTATCCTGCGCATCTCGGGTTGGGGTCAGACTGGCCCCTATGCCGACAAGCCGGGTTTCGGCACACTGGTGGAAGCCATGTCCGGCTGGGCCTATCTCAACGGTCACCCTGACAAGCCCCCCACACTGCCCCCGCTGGCAATGGCCGACATGATCGCCGGCCTCTATGGCGTATCTGCGGTGCTAACCGCGCTGCGCAATGTCGAAATGTGCCAGGGCAAGGGCCAGGTTATCGATCTGTCGTTGTTCGAACCCATTCTCTCGATCATAGCCTCGGAGGCGGCTCAGTGCCAACTGACGGGCGTACCCACCATGCGGGCCGGCAACCAGTCGAGCCACACCTCGCCGCGCAATGTCTATCTCTGCTCGGACGGCAAATACGTGGCACTGTCAGGCTCCATGCAATCGATGGCGATGCGCATTTTCGACACCATCGGCCGGCCAGAGCTCAAGGACGATCCGCGCTTCGCCACCAATGACGCGCGAGTCGACAACCGGGACGAGGTCGACGCCGTCATCGGCGCATTTATCGCGCGACGGACACAGGCGGAAAATCTCGCCCTGTTCGAGGCTGCCGATGTGACTGTGGGGCCGGTCTGCTCGATGGGCGATCTTATCGACCATCCTTATGTACGCGGGCGCGAGGTCCTTGTGGATCTCCCCGACGCAGATATGGGATCCGTCCCCATGCACAATATCGTGCCGCGCATGTCCGCAACGCCGGGTCGCTTCCGTCGCCCAGCACCGAAACTGGGCGAGCATAATCAAGAAATCAGCACTGAACTGGAACAGTACCGGTCCCGACAGGGAGTATCCCGACATGACTGA